A part of Miscanthus floridulus cultivar M001 chromosome 6, ASM1932011v1, whole genome shotgun sequence genomic DNA contains:
- the LOC136461691 gene encoding protein NETWORKED 4B-like — protein MKRMHRMQTRKSHSWWWDSHISPKNSKWLAENLEEMDKQVKEMLKLIEDEGDSFARKAEMYFQRRPLLVNHVENFYRMYRALAERYDNVTGELRKGLALQSQGSGISETDSETQSISPSPEPNMEQNTAKPKRKTRAVGFDVFLGSGGSSDISKKGSDGSSSSSDSDSEVDEASEENGNGISYIMDGRITELEDELQEARQQIEALEVKNMHCQCEKLEESLKQVSNEKEDLVAAILASKNEIEDLKRDMASTAKHFEAQLVHRGHEIEKCKQEVEQVSEKYFHEKSALESEIERLQEVVKNFERNLTEVTGEKLQLEAQVKELEQVSNNLDDSSAEIIKLQEIIKDLQARLENDSNDKGVLEERAMELEQVRRQLEDSMAEARELQATIKNLKDDLEKALQEKTELQNRMKDVEQATSDLNSLVASLEGKLTATEAQLEQLHVEKAEASLESEKHLSELIQAIAHLKTEIEQLSSEKAAVENKVSVLLIDVTTRDEKLKEMDNHLHQLHLEHVKLIEEADIARKDESGLRSRVCELEDEIEKQKLIISDSAEGKREAIRQLCFSLDHYRHGYQQLRQLLQDHKRPVVMAT, from the exons ATGAAGCGCATGCATAGAATGCAAACGAGAAAGTCCCATTCATGGTGGTGGGACAGCCATATTAGCCCAAAGAACTCCAAATGGCTAGCTGAGAATTTGGAAG AGATGGATAAGCAAGTTAAAGAGATGCTGAAGCTCATAGAGGATGAAGGTGATTCttttgcaaggaaggctgagatGTATTTCCAAAGAAGGCCTCTGCTTGTAAATCATGTTGAGAATTTCTATCGCATGTACCGTGCTCTTGCTGAGCGTTACGACAACGTGACTGGGGAATTGCGCAAGGGTCTTGCACTGCAGTCTCAAGGCTCTGGTATATCCGAAACTGATTCCGAGACACAATCAATTTCACCATCTCCAGAGCCTAACATGGAACAGAACACAGCAAAACCGAAGCGCAAAACAAGAGCAGTTGGCTTCGATGTGTTCCTTGGTTCTGGTGGAAGCTCAGACATTTCCAAGAAGGGGAGTGAtggatcatcatcttcttcagatTCTGATTCAGAGGTTGATGAGGCAAGTGAAGAAAATGGCAATGGGATTTCTTATATAATGGATGGACGGATTACTGAGCTAGAAGATGAGCTTCAGGAAGCAAGGCAACAAATTGAGGCACTTGAGGTAAAGAACATGCACTGCCAATGTGAAAAACTTGAAGAGAGTCTCAAACAAGTTAGCAATGAAAAGGAAGACTTGGTAGCTGCAATTCTGGCAAGCAAGAATGAGATCGAGGATCTAAAACGAGACATGGCCTCGACTGCAAAACATTTTGAAGCCCAATTAGTGCACCGTGGCCATGAGATTGAGAAGTGCAAGCAGGAGGTTGAGCAAGTTTCTGAAAAGTATTTCCATGAGAAATCCGCTCTTGAATCTGAAATTGAAAGGCTCCAGGAAGTTGTTAAGAATTTTGAACGGAACCTAACAGAAGTTACAGGAGAGAAATTGCAGCTTGAGGCCCAGGTAAAGGAGCTTGAACAAGTTTCTAATAACTTAGATGATTCTTCTGCAGAGATTATAAAGCTACAAGAAATAATCAAGGATCTGCAAGCAAGATTGGAAAATGATTCAAATGATAAGGGTGTACTTGAGGAACGTGCTATGGAGTTGGAGCAAGTTCGTAGGCAGTTGGAGGATTCAATGGCTGAGGCTAGGGAGCTACAAGCTACAATTAAGAACCTGAAAGACGACCTAGAAAAAGCTCTTCAAGAGAAAACAGAACTTCAGAATCGTATGAAGGATGTGGAACAGGCAACCAGTGACCTAAATTCCTTGGTTGCTTCCCTTGAGGGCAAGTTGACAGCCACAGAGGCACAGCTTGAACAACTTCACGTGGAGAAAGCAGAAGCATCCCTTGAGAGTGAGAAACATTTATCTGAACTGATTCAAGCCATCGCCCATCTTAAGACGGAGATCGAGCAGCTGTCTTCAGAGAAGGCTGCAGTCGAAAACAAGGTGTCCGTTCTGCTGATTGATGTCACTACTCGTGATGAAAAGCTGAAGGAAATGGACAACCACTTGCAtcagctgcacctggagcatgtCAAGCTGATCGAAGAGGCAGATATTGCACGGAAAGACGAGTCAGGCCTGCGTTCACGCGTGTGTGAGCTCGAGGACGAGATTGAGAAGCAGAAGCTTATTATATCGGACAGCGCAGAGGGGAAGCGTGAGGCGATCAGGCAGCTGTGCTTCTCGCTTGATCACTACCGCCATGGGTACCAGCAGCTTCGGCAGCTCCTGCAGGACCACAAGAGGCCCGTGGTGATGGCAACATGA
- the LOC136457666 gene encoding uncharacterized protein translates to MESKLTQDVGPLAAAASSFPLLVYDYEHGNPPEISQTVLSVADGSMRTIRVPEMCDYTCLETQQGLMLMVDTASGSCWLWNPQTGEKTALPSMNGELPYQCRCLISDTTSSPPDSVSDDVDPPDSLVLVYDLTRPELLFCRIRGGAGWVKQSYDMGTEVPATEKGPTPSGVISDMAAVQGAFYYSESRDVIGALFSFADDPEPRLELVTFDAPLPTLAVDAPQLKATKSYLLESSRELFLVCLFYISSSIERIEEVGAYVMDFSKKEWCKVTDIGDAAFLLGPGPGCFAASCSAAEHGLKSGCVYLADDNNDLHIFDLKQGTRELVRPTQDIPALSRVPFWLVPGARPPAEPELFQLM, encoded by the coding sequence ATGGAATCCAAGCTCACCCAGGATGTCGGCCCGCTAGCGGCGGCGGCCTCGTCTTTCCCGCTGCTCGTGTACGACTACGAGCACGGCAACCCGCCGGAGATTTCCCAGACCGTGCTCTCGGTCGCCGACGGCTCCATGCGCACGATCCGAGTTCCCGAGATGTGCGACTACACGTGTCTGGAGACTCAGCAAGGCCTAATGCTCATGGTGGACACCGCCTCAGGATCCTGCTGGCTCTGGAACCCGCAGACCGGGGAGAAGACGGCGCTGCCCTCCATGAACGGCGAGCTGCCGTACCAGTGCCGGTGCCTAATCTCTGACACCACAAGTTCTCCTCCAGACTCGGTCTCGGACGACGTCGATCCTCCGGACTCCCTCGTGCTCGTCTACGACCTCACGCGCCCGGAGCTTCTGTTCTGCCGAATCAGAGGCGGCGCCGGGTGGGTGAAGCAGTCCTACGACATGGGCACCGAGGTCCCCGCCACCGAGAAAGGCCCCACACCGAGCGGTGTGATCAGTGACATGGCTGCCGTGCAGGGGGCGTTCTACTACTCCGAGTCCAGAGACGTGATCGGCGCTCTCTTCAGCTTCGCCGACGATCCGGAGCCGCGTCTGGAGCTCGTCACCTTCGATGCTCCGCTGCCCACTCTCGCCGTGGACGCGCCGCAGCTGAAAGCGACGAAGAGCTACCTGCTGGAATCCTCGAGAGAGCTCTTCCTCGTCTGCCTCTTCTACATCAGCAGCAGCATCGAGCGCATCGAAGAGGTCGGCGCCTACGTGATGGATTTCTCGAAGAAGGAATGGTGCAAGGTGACCGACATTGGCGACGCGGCGTTTCTTCTTGGTCCCGGTCCCGGATGCTTCGCGGCCTCGTGCTCTGCGGCGGAGCATGGCCTAAAGAGCGGGTGTGTCTACCTTGCTGACGACAACAACGATCTCCACATCTTTGATCTCAAGCAAGGCACTCGTGAGCTCGTTAGACCAACTCAGGACATACCTGCTCTCTCGCGCGTGCCATTTTGGCTGGTGCCTGGTGCCCGTCCTCCCGCAGAGCCAGAGCTCTTTCAATTAATGTGA